The Helianthus annuus cultivar XRQ/B chromosome 16, HanXRQr2.0-SUNRISE, whole genome shotgun sequence genome includes a window with the following:
- the LOC110888019 gene encoding uncharacterized protein LOC110888019, which translates to MEEFCVEKGILHEFRAPYTPQQNGVAERKNRTLIEAARSMLADSKLPLPEEPSDEELVNLFQQYLSSSHQQVPRPMVVTEDHPEGAHDSEAGPTNTQNDSQTQTIETDASAENVPAIVVEITNDSDSDSPTFDQGDTDS; encoded by the exons atggaagaattttgtgttGAAAAGGGTATCTTACACGAGTTTAGAGCTCCGTatactccacaacagaatggagtagcagaacgaaAGAATAGGACGTTGATAGAGGCTGCTCGATCTATGCTGGCAGATTCAAAGCTCCCA CTTCCTGAGGAACCGTCAGATGAGGAATTGGTAAATCTATTTCAGCAATATTTGTCATCCTCACATCAACAAGTGCCAAGACCGATGGTGGTTACTGAAGATCATCCAGAAGGTGCACATGATTCGGAAGCAGGCCCTACCAACACTCAGAATGATTCTCAAACTCAGACAATAGAAACAGATGCTTCAGCAGAAAATGTTCCAGCCATAGTTGTTGAAATCACGAATGATTCTGATTCAGATAGTCCCACATTTGATCAAGGAGATACTGACTCTTAG
- the LOC110888018 gene encoding uncharacterized mitochondrial protein AtMg00810-like, whose translation MKQKFEMSSMGEMKFFLGLQVDQLPEGIFIHQTKYVHDVLEKFSMSGTAPMSTPLATNHSINPDLTGEKVDETLYRLMIGSLMYLTASRPDIMYPTCLTARYQSSPRASHMVIVKEILPHLKGTPSLGLWYPKDGMKLLSSGGDVIGVDEESKAEDVGKQSTLLKPDGECETRVLNKRKGSDAFQVELVIGTQEVSKTAVHGPFNHYWKVKCGLDGQEL comes from the exons ATGAAGCAGAAGTTCGAGATGAGTTCCATGGGTGAGATGAAGTTTTTCCTCGGCCTGCAGGTCGATCAACTTCCAGAGGGGATCTTCATACATCAGACAAAGTACGTTCATGATGTCCTAGAGAAATTCAGTATGTCAGGGACCGCTCCTATGTCCACCCCATTGGCGACCAACCACAGTATTAATCCTGATCTCACGGGAGAGAAGGTCGACGAAACATTATACCGCTTGATGATTGGTTCGCTTATGTATCTCACTGCATCTCGACCCGATATAATGTACCCCACCTGCCTCACGGCCCGTTATCAGTCAAGTCCAAGAGCCTCACATATGGTCATTGTCAAGGAGATTCTACCccacctgaaaggaactccaagcttggggttgtggtatccaaaagatG GGATGAAGCTTTTATCGTCAGGGGGAGAtgttattggcgttgatgaggaatCCAAAGCAGAGGACGTTGGGAAGCAATCTACTCTG CTTAAAcctgatggagagtgtgaaacacGGGTGCTAAA CAAACGGAAGGGTTCGGATGCGTTTCAGGTTGAATTGGTGATTGGAACTCAAGAAGTATCAAAGACTGCAGTTCATGGACCTTTCAATCATTATTGGAAAGTGAAATGCGGTTTGGATGGCCAAGAATTATGA